The region GCCAGCTCGGCGGCGACCGGCAACTTCTCGAATCGTTGTTCGGAAGCCCCTCGAAACGCGGTTCGAAATCCCCTCGGAATGAGGAAATACTAGGGGTTACGCCGGTTTTCCGTCAAGCAACGATGCGGGCAACGACGCGGTCTTGCAATCGGGCCGCCCGGGTGATAAAAGCGCGCGCCGATGTGCCGACGTGAATCGTCGTGGCGGCCTTTATTGTCGAGGCGGCCCTTTTTCGGCAGGAGTGCATCATGAGAAGCGGAATCCACCCCGACTACCGGGAAACCACGGTCACCTGCGCGTGCGGCAACAAGTTCGTCACGCGGTCGGTGGCGCACCCTGAGATCAAGCTCGATATCTGCGCGGTGTGCCATCCCTTCTTCACCGGCAAGCAAAAGCTCATCGACACGGCCGGCCGCGTCGATCGCTTTCGCCGCAAGTACGCCAAGGTGCAGGCTGCCAAGGATGCGGCGCAGGCCGCCGCCGAGCCCACCGAGGCCGCGCCGTCCAACGAATAGACTTCCGTCGCGTTTCCTGAGCCCGGTCATGTGCATGGCCGGGCTTTTATGATGGGATTCGCACGGATTTTCCGGTAAGCTTAATCGTCGAAATTCGGCGAAGCGAACGACCGGCAACCCGGACCCGCAAGGGACCGATCAGGACCACGATGAGCGTTCTTCTCGTACAGAGCCCCGAGGGCGGCAAGATCCAGCATGTCGGCGGACAGGCCGTGCTCGAAGGCGTCATGATGCGCTCGCCCAACAGCTTCACGGTCAGCGTGCGGCTCGGCGACGGGCGGATCGTGCTGCGCGAAGACCGCTGGCGGTCCATCTGGCATCGGCTGCGTTTCCTGCGCTGGCCGCTGCTGCGCGGATCGATCGTGCTGACCGAGGCCATGTGGAACGGCATCTCGTCGCTCACCTTTTCGGCGCACTGGGCCGCGACCGAAGAGGATAAAAAGGACGAAAAGAAATCCGAAGCGGCCGAGAAGCCCCAGTCCGCCGAGAAGCCCCAGTCCGCCGAGAAGCCTTTGTCGGATCTGGCGATTCTCGGCGCGATCGTCGTGAGCTTCGCGTTTTCGATCGGATTGTTCGTCGCGCTGCCGCACGCGCTGACCGCGCTGCTGGGGCTGACCACGGAAAGCTGGCAATTCCACGCGGTGGACGGTCTCATCAAGATCGCGATTCTGGTGGGTTACGTGTGGGGCATCAGTTTCATGCCCGACATCCGGCGTGTGTTCCAATATCACGGCGCCGAGCACATGGCGATTTTCACCTATGAAAACGATCTGCCGCTCACGGTCGAGAACGCGCGACGGTTCACGCGCTTCCACCCGCGTTGCGGCACGAGCTTTCTGTTCATGGTGCTCGCGATCTCGATTTTCGTTTTCTCGGTCGTGTTTCCGTTCCTGCCCAAGCTGCCCGACTGGCACCCGGTTCTGAAAAACCTCGTTTACATCCTCGTGAAGATCCCGCTGCTCCTGCCGATCGCGGGCATCAGCTACGAGATCACGCGCCTCTCGGCGCGGTTCGAGAAGAATCTGCTGCTGCAAATCGCGACGCGCCCCGGTGTGTGGCTGCAGCACATCACGACGCGCGACCCCAGCGACGACCAACTCGAGATCGCGCTGCTCTCGCTCAAAAAATGCCTGTGGCGCGAGAAGGCGATCAGCAAGACGGCGGACGGCCCCGAGGGACGCGTTGATTTCTTCGGCTCCTTCGCCGAAGCGGCCGCGGCCATCCCCGAGTCCTAGCCTCCTTCGCGCGGCTCTTCGCGTTTCGCCCTTCGGCGTATTTCCTTTTTTTTTCGAGGTCTGATCCGTGTTCGCCAAACTCGATGACGTGGTCCGTCGTTTCGACGAGATCGAGACGCAGCTCGCCGACCCGGCCGTGACCTCCAGCCCCGAGCGCATGATGAAGCTCGGCAAGGAGCGCGCGGGCATGGTCGACGTGGTCGACAGTTATCGGCGCTATCAGGTGGTGCTGCGGCAGATCGAGGACAACCGCGCCCTCGCGTCGGACGACGACGCGGATGTGCGCGAGATGGCCGCCGAGGACACCGCGCGTCTCGAAGCGGAAAAGGAAAACCTCTCGGCGCGGCTGATGATCCTGCTGCTGCCGAAAGATCCCTACGACGACAAGAACATCTTCCTCGAAATCCGCGCCGGCACCGGCGGCGAGGAGGCGGCGCTGTTCGCGGGCGACCTGCTGCGCATGTATCTGCGTTACGCGGAAACGCGCGGCTGGCGCAACGAGATCATGAGCGCGAGCGAGACGGGGCGGGGCGGCTACAAGGAAGTCATCATGATGATCCGCGGCGACAAGGTGTATTCGCGGCTCAAGTTCGAATCGGGCGTGCATCGCGTGCAGCGCGTGCCGGAAACCGAGGCGCAGGGACGCATTCACACGTCGGCGGTCACGGTGGCGGTGCTGCCCGAGCCCGACGAGGTCGACGTCAAGCTGAACGACTCCGAGCTTCGCATCGATGTGTACCGGTCGAGCGGTCCGGGCGGACAGTCCGTCAACACCACCGACTCCGCGGTGCGCGTCACGCACCTTCCCACGGGTCTCGTGGTCGCGATTCAGGACGAGAAGAGCCAGCACAAGAACAAGGCCAAGGCGCTCAAGATTTTGCAGGCGCGGCTGCTGGAGCGGGAGATCGCCATGCAGCAGGCGGCGCAGGCGGCCCAGCGCAAGAGCCAGGTCGGCAGCGGCGATCGGTCGGAGCGCATCCGCACCTACAACTTCCCGCAGAATCGCCTGACCGATCACCGCATCAACTTGACCCTCTATCAGCTCGACCTGATCATGGAGGGGCGGCTCGACGAGGTGATCGAGCCCATCGTCGCGCACATGCAGGCGGAGACGCTCAGGTCCGCGAACGACGACTGACGCCCGAGAGTACGCGGACTCCCTCGCGCGGAACGAACCATGACCGAGAAAAAACGCTGGACCGTCATGCCGCTCGTGCAGGCGAGCGCGGAGTATCTCGCCAAGCGCTCGACGTCGGCGCGGCTCGACGCGGAGCTGCTGCTCGCGAACGTGCTCGAGACCGACCGGGTCGGCCTGTACTGCCGATTCGACCGCCCGATGGCGGAGGATGAGGTCGACCGCTACCGCGACCTCGTGCGGCGTCGCGGCGCGGGCGAACCGGTGGCGTATTTGATCGGCGAGCGCGAGTTTTTCGGCATGCGTTTCGCCGTCGATCGCCGCGTGCTGATTCCCCGTCCCGAAACCGAACTGCTGGTCGAGCGGGCGCTGGCGCTCGTTCCCGGGGGCGCCGAGTTGCGCGTGCTGGACATCGGCACGGGCAGCGGAGCGATTGCGGTGGCGATCGCGGCGCGTTGCACCGGCGTGCGCGTCGTCGCCGTGGACATTTCCGAGGACGCCCTCGTCGTGGCCGCGGCCAACGCCGCGCGGCACGGCGTCGCCGACCGGATCGAATTCGCGCGAAGCGACCTGTTCGAGCACGCGCCCGGGCGCTTCGATCTCGTGGTGTCGAATCCGCCGTACATCGCCCCCGAGGCGCGCGATTCGCTCGCGGCGGACGTCGCCGAATTCGAGCCGGAAACGGCGCTTTTTGCGCCCGATCGCGGGCTTTACGTCATCCGGCGGATCATTCAAGATGCGCCCGCCCGAATGAGCCCCGGTGCGTCGTTATTGATCGAAATCGGTTTCGATCAGGCGGACGCGGTGCGGGAAATCGTCCGCGCTTCCGGTCTATACGACGAGTGCGTCGTCCACCCGGATCTCGCGGGTCGGGCGCGCGTGGTCGAGGCAAAACGATGGACAAGATGATCGTGACCGGGGGCGAGCGCCTGATGGGCGAGGCTCGCGTCTCCGGAGCGAAAAACGCGGCGCTTCCCCTGCTCGCGGCGACGCTGCTCGCCGAGGGTCCGTGCGTCATTCGCGGATTGCCGAAGCTGCGTGACGTGCAGACGATGATCTCGCTGCTCGCGCGCATGGGCGTTCGTCACGAAGGCGACGCCGACGTCCGTCTCGATACGAGCGTCATCACCGATTTCGAAGCACCCTACGACCTCGTCAAGACGATGCGCGCGTCCACGCTCGTGCTCGGACCGCTCGTCGCGCGTCACGGATTCGCGCGCGTCAGTCTGCCGGGCGGATGCGCCATCGGCGCGCGGCCGATCGACCAGCACCTGAAGGGGCTCGAGGCGCTGGGCGCGGAGATTCACCTTGTCCACGGCTACGTCGAAGCCCGCGCGAAAAAACTGCGCGGCGCGCGGATCGTCTTCGACATCCCCAGCGTGGGCGCGACCGAAAACCTGCTGATGGCGGCGTCGCTCGCCGAGGGCAAGACCGTCATCGAAAACGCCGCGCGCGAGCCGGAGATCGTGGCGCTGGCCGATTTCCTGCGTGCGATGGGCGCGAACATTCAGGGCGACGGCGGAGAGGAGATCGTGATCCACGGCGCGAACCGTCTCGACGGGGCCGGGATCGACCTGATCCCCGATCGCATCGAAGCCGGCACGCTCATGGTCGCCGCGGGCATGACGCGAGGAAATGTGCTGCTGCGCAATTGCCCGCTCGATTCCCTCACGGCGGTCGTCGAGAAGCTGCGCGCAACCGGCATGACGATCGAGGCGGAAGACGGCGGCGCGCGCGTCATCGGCCCGGCGCGCATCCGCGCGGCGGACGTGAAGACGCAGCCCTATCCCGGTTTCCCCACCGACATGCAGGCGCAGTTCATGGCGCTCATGACGACGTCGCAGGGCACGAGCGTCATCAACGAGACCGTCTTCGAGAACCGCTTCATGCATGTGCTCGAACTCGAGCGCATGGGCGCCGAGATCCGCGTCGAGGGACGCACGGCCATCGTGCGCGGCGTGCCGATTCTCTCGGGCGCGGAAGTCATGGCGACCGATCTGCGTGCGAGCGCGAGCCTGATTCTGGGAGCGCTCGCGGCCGAGGGCCAGACGGTCATCCATCGCATCTACCATCTCGACCGCGGCTACGAGGCGATCGAGAAAAAACTGATGGCGCTCGGTGCGCGCATCGAACGGGCGCGCGAATGAAACGGCTCGTCTCGAAGGATCCGAATTTCGCCGCGCAGTTCATCGAACTCGGCGCGCGTCTGGCCGAACCGGCGCGGGAGGTGACCGCGTCGGTCGCGCGGATCATCGCCGACGTGCGCGAAAACGGCGACGAGGCGGTCGCGCGCTACGCGCGCCGGTTCGACGGCCGCGACGCCGTCGTCGAGGTAAATCCCGCGCGCTTCGCCGCCGCGCTCGACGGGCTGTCGGGTGAGCTGCGCCTCGCGCTTGCCACGTGCGCCGAACGTCTGCGCACGCAGGCCGAACAGGAACTGCCCGCCGACATCCCCGGCACGCCCGACGCGCTGGGCGTCAGCCTCGCACGGCGCTTTAGGCCGGTGCGTCGCGCGGGGATCTACGTGCCCGGCGGGCGCGCGGCGTACCCCAGTTCACTGCTGATGGCCGCGATTCCCGCGCGCGTGGCGGGGGTCGAGGAACTCGTCGTCGTCACGCCGCTCGATCCCGATGCCGAGGCGGCGCGCGCCGTGCTCGCGGCGGCGCATCTGGCACGCGTCGATCGCATGTTCATCGTCGGCGGCGCGCACGCGGTGGCCGCGCTCGCCTTCGGCACGCACGCCATTCCGCGCGTGGACGTCATCGTCGGCCCCGGCAACGCGTACGTCGCCGAGGCGAAGCGACAGCTCTACGGCGTCGTGAACATCGATGGCGTCGCCGGGCCGAGCGAGGTGATGATCCTCGCCGACGAATCGCTGCCGCCCAAACACGCGGCGGCCGATCTGCTCGCGCAGGCCGAGCACGATCCCGAGGCGCGGTGCGTGCTGGTCACGGTCGATGCGGATTACGCCGACGCCGTGGAGCACGAGGTGCGCTATCTGACGCAGGCCGCGCCGCGCCGCGAGGTGATCGAGGCGTCGCTGCGCGATCACGGAGCGATCATCGTCGTGCGCGACTGGGACGAGGCGGCGACCCTCGCCGATGCCTACGCGCCGGAGCATTTGCAGATCGCGTGCGCCGAGGCCGACCGGATTCTCGCCAAGATCCGCACCGCGGGGGCGGTGTTTCTGGGCGGCGACACGCCCGAGGCGCTGGGCGACTACGTGGCGGGCTCGAATCACGTGCTGCCGACGGCCGGCACCGCTCGGTTTTTCTCGGGTCTGTCCGCCGCGTCGTTCATGCGGGCGACCAACATCATTCGCGCAACGCCGTCGGGCCTGAAGGCGCTCGCGCCGGCGACGATGGCGTTCGCGCGGTCCGAAGGACTCTTCGCGCACGCCCAGGCGGTGGAACTGCGTCTTGAGACGATGGACGCCACGGGAGGCAAGTCATGACGAATGCGCCGCGCAAAGCCGAGCTGTCGCGCAAGACGACGGAAACCGACATCACGGTGAGCGTAAACCTCGACGAGCCGGGCGAGTCGCGGATCGCGACGGGCGTCGGATTCTTCGACCACATGCTCGCGCAGGTCGCGCGCCACGGACGCATCGGCCTCGCCATTGCCGCGAAGGGTGATCTGCACATCGACGCGCACCACACCGTCGAGGACGTGGGGCTGGTGTTCGGGCAAACGCTGGCGCAGGCGATCGGTGACAAGGCGGGCATCGAACGCTACGGCGAGGCCCGCGTGCCGATGATGGAGTGCCTCGCCGAGGCCGTGATCGACTGGTGCAATCGCCCGTTTCTCGTGTTCGACGCGTCGCAGGACGGCAAGCTCGGCGACATGGATGCCGAACTCGTCGAAGAGTTCTTCCGCTCTGTCGCGACCACGGCGGGATTCACGTTGCACCTGACGCTCGTGCGCGGCGGCAACCGGCACCACGGCGCGGAAGCGCTCTTCAAGGCATTCGCGGTCGCGCTGCGCCGGGCCGCGGCCCGCACCGGCACGGGCGTGCCGAGCACGAAAGGCGCGCTTTGACCCGGATCGCGGTGATCGATTACGGCTCGGGCAACCTTGCCAGCGTCGCGCGGGCACTCTCGTCTCTGGGCGCGCGGTTCGTCGTCACGTCGGACCCCGCCGAGATCCGCGCGGCCGACGCGCTGATCCTGCCCGGGCAGGGCGCGTTCCGCGACTGCATGACGAACCTCGAAGGACGTGGTCTCGACGCCGCGATCCGCGAGGCGCTTGCCGCCGGCAAGCCGTACCTCGGCATCTGTCTCGGTCTCCAGATTCTGTTTGAGCGCAGCGACGAATTCGGTACGACGGCAGGGCTCGGTTTTCTGCCGGGACGGGTGCGGCGATTCGAGGGGCCGTGGTTTGACGGACGACCGCCGGAACTCAAGGTGCCGCACATGGGATGGACGAAGATCGACAAACGCGCGGCGCATCCGGTCTTCGACGGCATCGAGTCGGGTGCGTACTTTTACTTCGTGCACTCGTTTTTTTGCGAGGCTGACGAGCCCGGCGACATCGTCGCGTCGGCGACGCACGGCCTGACCTATACGGCCGCCGCGGCGCGCGGGCGCGTGGTGGGCGTGCAGTTTCATCCGGAAAAAAGCCAGGCGGCCGGCCGCCGGCTCCTCGGCAATTTCCTGCAATTCGCCTCCGGAGATGAGCGTGTTTTTCATTCCGGCGATTGACATCAAGGACGGCCGGTGCGTGCGCGTCGCGCAGGGCGACCTCTCCACGGCGAAGACCTATTACCAGGACCCCGAGCACGCGGCGGCGATTCTCGCCGACGCGGGCGCGACGTGGATTCACGTGGTGGATCTCGACGCGGCGGTCTCGGGCGAGGCGGTCAACCGCGCGGCGGTGGAGCGGATCGCGAAGCGCCCGGGGCTGCACATCGAACTGGGCGGCGGAATCCGCTCGCTCGAAAGCGCCGACCGATGGTTCGAGGCGGGCGTGGAGCGCGTGGTCGTGGGAACGCGCGCCGCGCGCGAACCGGATGTGGTGCTGGGCTGGATTCGCGAGCGCCCGGGGCGCATCTGCGTGGGCATCGACGCGCGCGACGGATTCGTCGCCGTTCATGGCTGGACCGACGTGACCGCCGTGCGCGCGGTCGATCTCGCGAAGCGTTTCGACGTGCCCGAGCTGGCGGCGGCGATCTACACCGACATCGCCCGCGACGGCATGCAGACCGGCGTGAACATCGCTGCGACGCGCGAACTGGCGGCGTCGATTGCCGCGCCGGTCATCGCGTCGGGAGGACTCGGCGGCATCGAGGATCTTCGCGTGCTCGCCCGCACGCCGGAAAACAACATCGTCGGCGTCATCTCGGGCCGCGCGGTGTACGAAGGCTCCATCGATCTCGCCGAAGCGTTCACCGTTCGCCGCGAGTACGCGTAATGCCGGCGAAGCGCATCATCCCCTGCCTCGACGTGCGCGACGGGCGCGTGGTCAAGGGCGTCAACTTCGTGGACATCATCGACGCGGGCGACCCGGTCGAAACCGCGCGCGCCTACGACCGGCAGGGCGCCGACGAGATCGTCTTCCTCGACATCACGGCAAGCTACGAGCGGCGCAAGGCGATTTTCGACGTCGTTTCACGCACGGCGGAGCAGGTCTTCGTTCCGCTCACGGTGGGCGGCGGCGTCGGCAAGCTCGACGACTTTCGCGACTTGCTGCTCGCCGGGGCCGACAAGGTCAGCGTGAACACGGCGGCTGTGCGCGACCCGAATCTGATCGAGCGCGCGGCGTATCAGTTCGGCAGCCAGTGCGTGGTCGTGGCGATCGACGCACGGCGGCGGCCCGACGGATCGGGTTTCGAGGTCGTGGTGGTCGGGGGGCGCGAATCGACCGGTCTCGACGCGGTCGAGTGGGCAACGAGGGTCGAGCGGCTCGGCGCGGGCGAGATCCTGCTGACGAGCATGGATCGCGATGGAACGAAGGACGGGTTCGATCTGGAACTCACGCGCACCATCACCGACGCGGTGACGATCCCCGTGATCGCGTCGGGGGGCGTGGGCGAGCTCGATCATTTCTACGACGGCCTGACGGCGGGCGGCGCTGACGCGGCGCTCGCGGCGTCGGTCTTTCACTTCGGCACATTCACGGTCGGGCAGGTGAAGCAGTACCTGCGCGACCGGGGCGTCGAGGTGCGCGAGGCGTTTTCGTGATCGATCTGTCGGCCCTCAAATTCAACGACGCCGGGCTCGTCGCGGTCGTCGTGCAGGCGCGCGAGAGCCGCGAGGTGCTGATGATGGCGTGGGCGAACGCCGACGCGCTCGCCGAGACGATTCGTTCCGGCCTCGCCACCTTCTGGTCGCGGTCGCGCGGCGAACTGTGGACGAAGGGCCTGACGAGCGGGAACACGATGCGCGTCGCCGAGATCCGGCTCGATTGCGACGGAGACGCGGTGCTCTACATCGTCGATCCGGCGGGACCCGCCTGCCACACGGGACGGCGAACGTGCTTTTATCGTAAAGTGAACGGCGAAGAATTCATCGAGGACGAGCCATGATCCGCGCCCGTGCGTTGTCAGCCCTGATTTCGCTGCTCTTGGTCGTCGGGCTCGCCGCGTGCGCGACAGGCGACGACGACGATTCGGCGGCGGCTTCGGCGGATGACGACGGCGCGGACGGCGATTCGACCGATGACGATTCGACCGACGACGACGGCGTGAACATCGATCCCGACGACGACACGGATGACGACGCGGGCGACGACGACGCGGACGACGACGACATCGACACGAGCCCGTGGCCGTACTTTCCGCCCGAGGATTGGGGTCCATTCCGCGTCGGCGTGCGAACCGAATATTGGGTGGACGAATCGCGCCACGAGATCTGGGGCAACATGGACCGCACGCTCCCCGTCGAAATCTGGTATCCGGCGGCGGACGCGGGCGGCGTGCCCAACGCGATGCCCGACATGCTCGGTCCGCTGCCGACGTGGGCGCCGGGGCTGCTCGATTCGATCTATCAGGAGAAGCTCGACGAATTGTGGAACACGACGACGTACGCGTTTCGCGATGCGCCGGTAGCCGACGAATCGCGGCGCTTCCCGGTCATTCTGTTCAGCCACGGACTCACGGCGATCCGCTTCCAGAACTACACGCTGTGCGAATACCTCGCGAGCCACGGCTTCGTGGTGATCGCGCCCGACCATTACGGCAACGCCATCTTCGTCAACATCCCCGACGCGATGGTGGTGTTTTTCAACCCGGTGACGACCGTGAGCGCGTACTGGGATCGCCCGCTCGATGTCGATTTCGTTTACGACGAGGTCGAACAACTGGCGCGGGAAGACGATTGGTTTCTCGCCAGGCGGCTCGACCTGACCGCCTTCGGCGTCACCGGCCACAGCTACGGCGCGCTTACCTCGCTGCTCGCGGGTCCGGGGCGGGACTACATCAAGGCCATCGCTCCGCTCAACCCGGTTTGGCTCGGGTTTTTCCCGACCTCGTATCCCAAGCCCGTGCTCATGTTGCAGGGCACGCTCGATGGGCTCGCGGGCGGCATGTTCGACTCCAACGTCACCTCGCGCGCCCTCTTCGATTCGCTCGAAGTCCCGCGCAGGATCCACATCGAAATGCTCGAGGCCGGCCACTACAGCGCCACCGACGCCTGCCTGCTGCTACCGCCGTCGTTCGTGTCGCCGATCACGGGTTGCTCCGGCGAGATGATCGACACGGATCTCGCCAATGCCATCACCGCGCGGTATCTGACGGCGTTTTTCCGCGCGTCGTTGCAGGATGACGACCGCTACGTGCCCACGCTGCTCGCCAACGAATACCCCGAGGACATTGAACTGGTCTCGGTTTGGCAGTAAAAATCGAACAACTCCGACTCCGTGCGGGCACCATGCGTTTTATGCGTTCTCTTTTCGCGGCTTGGGCTGTTTGCGGCGTCGTCGCCCTGGGCGCGGCGTGCGCGTCGAAGGCGTACGTCGCCCCGAAGCAGGAAATGAAGGCTCCGGAGAAGCCGCGGGTCGATTTTTCCAACGTCACGCCCGGCGCGCTCAACCAGCACCGCGAGGCGATGGATCTGTTCAAGAACGGCGATTACGAGGGCGCGGCACGCCATTGGCGCGAGGCGCTCAAAGCCGGTGCGCGCGACGTGACCTTTCAGTACGAGGTCAACTACAACCTCGGCGTGACGTTTCAGAAGATGGAAAAATACATCCTGTCGGAGCAGCACTTCCGCAAGTCCATCGCGCTCGACGACAAAAACGCGCGCGGATACATCGGCCTCGGCACGGCGCTGTCGTTTCAGGGCCGTCAGGGCGAGGCCGTGCCCATGTTCCGACGCGCGCTCGAACTCGACCCGGGGTCGCCCGAGGCTTACGCGGGCATCGCGGCCATGGCGGTGTCGTCGGGCGAGTATGCGAACGCCGTCGACGCCCTGCGGTTCGCCGCGTCGGCTTCGCCATCGGACGGCGCGCTGCGCGACAGTCTGATCGGGGCGTACGTGGGGCTCGCGTCCGGGCGCGTCGCGGCCGGCAATCTCGACGCGGCGCAGGAGCTGTATGGCATGGCGGCGGCGCTCGGCCCCAAGGATCCGCGCCCACTTTACGGTGCGGCGTTCGTGATGCTGCGTCGCGGTTACCCCGGACGTGCGAAGCCGCTCTATTCCCAGGCACGCGACCTGCAGCCGAACCGCAAACCCGACTGGGAGGACCTCGTTCCGGGTTTCGACGGAAAGCCGGACACCACCGAGGCGCTGCGCGCCGAGAGCATGGCCCGACTCTTCCGCGACCGCGGCGATTTCGAGCGGGCCGCCGAGCAATACGCCCTGCTGCTGGCCCTCGACCCTTGGCGGGCCGAAATCTGGCGCGAATACGGCGATCTCGCGATGGACAAGCTGAACGACCCGAAACGGGCCGGCGACGCCGTGCACGCCCTGTGGGTGCTCGACCCGCAGGATGCGAAAGCGACCGACATCGCTCTACGCCTCGGTCAGAACGCGCCGGATTTGCCCAAGGCCGACAAACCGGCCATGCTGTGGTCGAAGGCGGGATCGGCGATCACGCTGGACGGAAAGGGCGTGTCGGGAGACGCGGCGGCGCTCAACGCCGGAGCGAGGATCACCCGTCAGGCCCGGATCGGCGGAGTCGGCGGGAAGCATGTGGTCGAAGCCCGGTTGATCGGTCCCAAGGGCGAAACCGCCCGTTCGGATCGATATGAGATCGATGTGGTGACCGCCGAGATCACGCTGACCGTGTTCGATACGCTCCCAACCGCCGGTGCGTGGAAGCAGGAATGGTCGATCGATGGAAAAGTGGTGGGCGGCGTGAGTTTCGAGCTTCAAGCTCCCTGAGTTTTTGTCGATAAGTCATTCGGACCATAAAATGGGGGCGGACGCGGGCGCGCGCCCGCGGGAGCGAAGGATGAACGGCGAACGCGATGCACGGGCGATGAACGCCGAAAATGAAGCCCTGAGGAGCGAAAACGCGGATCTGCGTCGCCTGCTCGACCGCACGGCGGAGCGCCTGGCCGACGCCGACGCGAAACTGCGGATCGCGCACCTGTCCACCATCCAGACCCTCGTCCGGGCGGTCGAATTCAAGGACCCATATCGCAAGGGTCACTACGAAATGGTGAGCAAGCTCGCGGTCGCCACCGGGCGACGCATGGGCCTCGACGATGAGACCATCGATCGCCTGCGGTTCGGCGGCATGCTGATGGACGTGGGCAAGATCGCCGTCGATACGTCGTTGCTGACCAAGCAGCAGCCCCTCTCCGACGTGGAACTCGCCGCGATCCGCGAGCACGTGCGCGTCGGCGCGCAGATTCTCGATCCCATCGTGCACCCGTGGGAGATCGGCGAACTCGTGTTTCAACACCACGAACGCTGGGATGGTTCCGGTTATCCGCGCGGC is a window of Deltaproteobacteria bacterium DNA encoding:
- the rpmE gene encoding 50S ribosomal protein L31: MRSGIHPDYRETTVTCACGNKFVTRSVAHPEIKLDICAVCHPFFTGKQKLIDTAGRVDRFRRKYAKVQAAKDAAQAAAEPTEAAPSNE
- a CDS encoding DUF1385 domain-containing protein; translated protein: MSVLLVQSPEGGKIQHVGGQAVLEGVMMRSPNSFTVSVRLGDGRIVLREDRWRSIWHRLRFLRWPLLRGSIVLTEAMWNGISSLTFSAHWAATEEDKKDEKKSEAAEKPQSAEKPQSAEKPLSDLAILGAIVVSFAFSIGLFVALPHALTALLGLTTESWQFHAVDGLIKIAILVGYVWGISFMPDIRRVFQYHGAEHMAIFTYENDLPLTVENARRFTRFHPRCGTSFLFMVLAISIFVFSVVFPFLPKLPDWHPVLKNLVYILVKIPLLLPIAGISYEITRLSARFEKNLLLQIATRPGVWLQHITTRDPSDDQLEIALLSLKKCLWREKAISKTADGPEGRVDFFGSFAEAAAAIPES
- the prfA gene encoding peptide chain release factor 1; this translates as MFAKLDDVVRRFDEIETQLADPAVTSSPERMMKLGKERAGMVDVVDSYRRYQVVLRQIEDNRALASDDDADVREMAAEDTARLEAEKENLSARLMILLLPKDPYDDKNIFLEIRAGTGGEEAALFAGDLLRMYLRYAETRGWRNEIMSASETGRGGYKEVIMMIRGDKVYSRLKFESGVHRVQRVPETEAQGRIHTSAVTVAVLPEPDEVDVKLNDSELRIDVYRSSGPGGQSVNTTDSAVRVTHLPTGLVVAIQDEKSQHKNKAKALKILQARLLEREIAMQQAAQAAQRKSQVGSGDRSERIRTYNFPQNRLTDHRINLTLYQLDLIMEGRLDEVIEPIVAHMQAETLRSANDD
- the prmC gene encoding peptide chain release factor N(5)-glutamine methyltransferase, with the protein product MTEKKRWTVMPLVQASAEYLAKRSTSARLDAELLLANVLETDRVGLYCRFDRPMAEDEVDRYRDLVRRRGAGEPVAYLIGEREFFGMRFAVDRRVLIPRPETELLVERALALVPGGAELRVLDIGTGSGAIAVAIAARCTGVRVVAVDISEDALVVAAANAARHGVADRIEFARSDLFEHAPGRFDLVVSNPPYIAPEARDSLAADVAEFEPETALFAPDRGLYVIRRIIQDAPARMSPGASLLIEIGFDQADAVREIVRASGLYDECVVHPDLAGRARVVEAKRWTR
- the murA gene encoding UDP-N-acetylglucosamine 1-carboxyvinyltransferase, producing the protein MDKMIVTGGERLMGEARVSGAKNAALPLLAATLLAEGPCVIRGLPKLRDVQTMISLLARMGVRHEGDADVRLDTSVITDFEAPYDLVKTMRASTLVLGPLVARHGFARVSLPGGCAIGARPIDQHLKGLEALGAEIHLVHGYVEARAKKLRGARIVFDIPSVGATENLLMAASLAEGKTVIENAAREPEIVALADFLRAMGANIQGDGGEEIVIHGANRLDGAGIDLIPDRIEAGTLMVAAGMTRGNVLLRNCPLDSLTAVVEKLRATGMTIEAEDGGARVIGPARIRAADVKTQPYPGFPTDMQAQFMALMTTSQGTSVINETVFENRFMHVLELERMGAEIRVEGRTAIVRGVPILSGAEVMATDLRASASLILGALAAEGQTVIHRIYHLDRGYEAIEKKLMALGARIERARE
- the hisD gene encoding histidinol dehydrogenase, whose amino-acid sequence is MKRLVSKDPNFAAQFIELGARLAEPAREVTASVARIIADVRENGDEAVARYARRFDGRDAVVEVNPARFAAALDGLSGELRLALATCAERLRTQAEQELPADIPGTPDALGVSLARRFRPVRRAGIYVPGGRAAYPSSLLMAAIPARVAGVEELVVVTPLDPDAEAARAVLAAAHLARVDRMFIVGGAHAVAALAFGTHAIPRVDVIVGPGNAYVAEAKRQLYGVVNIDGVAGPSEVMILADESLPPKHAAADLLAQAEHDPEARCVLVTVDADYADAVEHEVRYLTQAAPRREVIEASLRDHGAIIVVRDWDEAATLADAYAPEHLQIACAEADRILAKIRTAGAVFLGGDTPEALGDYVAGSNHVLPTAGTARFFSGLSAASFMRATNIIRATPSGLKALAPATMAFARSEGLFAHAQAVELRLETMDATGGKS
- the hisB gene encoding imidazoleglycerol-phosphate dehydratase HisB, with the translated sequence MTNAPRKAELSRKTTETDITVSVNLDEPGESRIATGVGFFDHMLAQVARHGRIGLAIAAKGDLHIDAHHTVEDVGLVFGQTLAQAIGDKAGIERYGEARVPMMECLAEAVIDWCNRPFLVFDASQDGKLGDMDAELVEEFFRSVATTAGFTLHLTLVRGGNRHHGAEALFKAFAVALRRAAARTGTGVPSTKGAL
- the hisH gene encoding imidazole glycerol phosphate synthase subunit HisH — encoded protein: MTRIAVIDYGSGNLASVARALSSLGARFVVTSDPAEIRAADALILPGQGAFRDCMTNLEGRGLDAAIREALAAGKPYLGICLGLQILFERSDEFGTTAGLGFLPGRVRRFEGPWFDGRPPELKVPHMGWTKIDKRAAHPVFDGIESGAYFYFVHSFFCEADEPGDIVASATHGLTYTAAAARGRVVGVQFHPEKSQAAGRRLLGNFLQFASGDERVFHSGD